DNA sequence from the Malus sylvestris chromosome 10, drMalSylv7.2, whole genome shotgun sequence genome:
cctagctcggcgacttgggggactcctactacatggtttgtatcgcgcttgaccaagcctgaaactacaagtaagcttcaagtgaaattgatacattaccttgtgcatctccaccagttaaagataccacccctggatggaggaagagtacttccagagaagatgccacatctacctatgagacagataaggcaagtcaagacgacaccacactccgatacttagaagtttcttgattacgagatcattctcccacaatatttcctaatgtcatttgtactaaatcattcactcgtactcactaaaggagagcttgaacctatgtacttgtgtaaacccttcacaattaatgagaactcttctattccgtggacgtagccaatctgggtgaaccacgtacatcttgtgtttgctttcctatctctatccatttatatacttatccacactaatgaccggagcaatctagcgaagatcacaaaaagcgaccgttttcgttacctaggatctatcttgcaagagaacggagaattagatggagatctcaaccatagaatacgagctggatggaaagagtgcatccggcgtgttgtgtgaccgtcgtaggccactgaagctcaaggaaaaattttataggacggcaataaggccagcgatgttgtatggcagagaatgttgggtggtgaagcatcaacacgtacacaaaatgggtgtagcggagatgaggatgcttcgtgggatgtgtgggcacacgagaaaggataagattgggaatgaggatatccgaggtaaagtaggagtagccgaaattgtaggaaagatgagagaaaatcggctctggtgatttggacatgtgcaaagaaggccgactgacgctccggttcgaagatgtgactacgggacagaggttcagggccgaaggggtagaggaagacctaggaaaactttggaagagactctaagaaaagacttagagtacttggatctaacggagggcatgacacaaaaccgagcgcaatggcgttctaggattcatatagccgaccccacttagtgggaaaaggctttgttgttgttgttgttgttgttgtattcttTAATGAtttggggctaaaattttaatccaaagggttggagcaaaaaaaattgtttctgggttaaaacctaaattttctgagttaaaaattttaggtttttgcCCAAGGGTTAgaaatgagctagcaataatgtggttcaaattcgcttttgacaAAAATCGAATCTaatatctctcacttacaagtgaagaagaataccactagaccgtagtactaagtggctaacAATTGCCATTATATAAgcggatttttttttgttgtcaaaTATTGTGAGgatgttaaaaataaaagagtCTTAAAtcaatgaaaagaaaaaccttATAAGGCTTATAAGAAGTTGGGCTACTCAccatattgctaattggttttaggatgaaacctcaactttctttatggTGTCAAAGTAGGTTGGCCCACATGTGAAGCTCAACGGCCATGCGTGCTCTACGTCACCCAATTCTTGTAGTCCATGTatttggcttgaaaattcgaCACATGTGAGGGGGTATGTGAGGATGTGAAGATAAAAAAGTCCACATTGGTGAAAAGAGGAACTTTACAAGAGCTTATAAGAGGATGGAGTACTTCCCATATTGCTAATTGATTTTACggtagaacctcaactttcttgaTATATATAAGTGGAAAAATTTAAATACATGagtatatactatatatttgaatattcATACATTGATTTATCAGGCAGGAGATTCCTCTGATTGCATTTTCTCAACTCATCAACCATTGGGTTGTCTAAAATTCGGGTTGGTAAGGTTGGTCCAACCCAAGTTCCGCCCTTTCACTGCATTATATATACAgaagcaatatatatatacacacacacgtcGAATGGATAAAAGTGATAAGCGTCCGAAGCGATATGCACGCCACATTACACAAAATGATGTGTTTTGTATATGATGCAAGCTTATATGCAGAAACAATACCGAACCGCGGTGTAAGTTTGTGATGCAGGATCTTGCTCTTAAGGTTCCTTCACAGCATTCTTAGGCAGATTATCAACAACGGACAGTCCACTTTCCGAAGCGATTACTGCCGTGCATCTGTACTTCGCCACAAGTAAGAGAACACGTATTAGTTGTGCATGTTACCTAAtcaacattctcagaaatgaaaCTCATGGAAAGCCATGAGAACGATTTTTTTGAAGGTAGGTATAAGATCTTTGATACTTGATCTAGATAACAGTTCACAGGGGAGATCAGAAACTTAACGGGAACTTGGAAATGATTCCATGGTCTACGAccccatcaacttcatcaaggCTGTTCGATACTTCAGCTGCAATTGAAGTTCACAAAGACATGCAAACTTATCTACATGCGTGGAAGCATGTATTAAAACAAGAAAAGATCGTACTGTAAGACCTACCGAGGCTTAGGATTGGAGACGTAAATATGATATCAAGAACATTATGGCCTTCGTTGGTGACTAGTGGGAAGTCGCCCCCATTAGGACCTGCCAGTCCAACTGATGGTCTTCTCCATACCTTCAGAAGGTGAAGAAGCGAAGTATCATTAGGAAAGACAACTGTTTAAGTAATATCAGTTAATTATTTAACAGTTCCTTCCGTCTCATAACGATTTTCAATTCTAAAGTTTTGGTTtcttcttataaaaaaaaaaggtgcaaaCTCTTGTTTAATGAAAGAAACTAGTGACATATGCTTACTTTCTTCAGATGAACAAGATAATAATGTATGAAGATTAGCTATAAACAGAAGAGAGAATGGTACGACGAGAGACCATACCTCAGCATCGCCTAAAAAAAGGTCATCAATTTCTTCAGCAGCTTGCAACCAGTTGAGCTGAAATTTAGTTCGAGTGTTCAGACAATTTTTCTCTTACCATGGTCTTCACGGTTCGTTTAATACAGATAAACGAATAGAGTTGCTTACAGGATTCACCAAAACTGGAATAGAACCATCCGGACCACTTTTGTACTGTTTTTCTGTGGTCATGAACACAAGTTTATCTGCTGCGTTTAGTATCGCCTGCAGGGGAAATGACAAAAGGAAAATTTCCAGTAAGCATTTCATATTACAAAACATGATTTTAACAAACCACATCATACAAATTGGATAGTTCCGAAAACTTAAAAGACATCATTGCAGACTGGGTGAGAGATTTTCCATTGGATTGCTTGAGTTCTAACAGTTCATATACGCAGGACAGACAATGGTATCAGGACTCACCTTCTCTTGGATTATGGACTCCTCGGCCTGCAATCTAGATCGTCCAATGACAGCAATAAGTGTCCTTTCTTCTAATATATCAGCATCATCAAATGCGAAGTCAATCTACAAAGGAGCAAGTTAAAATGATACATTTTACTAAGGTTTATTTTTCAGAGAATCTTACAACGATTGCACATTAAGAGTAGTGCACTGCACATTGGTCAAGAAAGTTTCTTGAAATATCGTTACAGATGGAAAGGAAATTTCTTATGTTAGAATTTGTGCACACTTGAGAACAATACTCGTAGTGACCCAATGGAATTCCTGCCCTTGCTGCCTCGCTTGCGCATGCTACGGACCTGCATAAATCCAAAGCAACATTCCTTTATGAATTcttaaaaaggaaagaaaacgaAAGGTTTTTCCAAGTTCTCTCAGTTTCAGCTGTTGATGGAGTTTAGGAGAAATATACGACTCGAAGACATCACGTATTTCCATACTTCAGTGATCTTAAGAACTTTAGAAGGAGCCTGGAAAAAGAAGCATGAATTCTAAATCAGGCGAAAGAATGCATACTTACGTTGGTATCCCAACTATGTCTTTCAAAGCACCTGCGCCAAGTTGCAGACCTATATACTGTATGGCCATACCAGAAGCTTGGCCAGACCCCAATCCAATTACCATACCACTTTTAATGTACGTATCCACCTACAAACTCAAATATGAATCTTCCTTCCATTAGTTCCTTCCTACATATAACAATCATACAAACTatcaaagcaagaaagaaagcaAGCTTCATTCTTCTCTATAAAGCATAAGCTCACTCACCTAATGACTCCCTCTTTCCAGCAAATTAGCAAAAACCCCGACAACTATAATCTTTATACAAAATACTTCAAGAGCCTCGTCTATCCACTTGCTATGCTCTAATTGATTTTGGTGCCCTTCTCTCATTACAAAGTCAACTGGGGTTTTCCCTAAAGTATTTAGTTggaattatttttctttgaagtGTAACATTATCAATGACTTATATGTGAAAAAAGCCACCCTTTCTTCAACCTTCATCTTATATGGTTCTTTTCAACCAAGCAATTTTTTCCAACATCATGCCCTCCACCAAGTTGCTAAGAAAACCAAGTGCAGCAAAAAGAATTATGATGAAAACCAACCAAAATTAAATTAAGCTTGAAGATCCAATTTCTTGAGCATTTATTCAGCAAATCTCCTCACAAAGAAAATATAACTATATAAACAAATCAAATTCAGATACAGATATACAGTGTGGTGGGCTGCTTGGAAAAGAGCAGAGTCATGAGCTGGATTGGACCCAGTAATCTTTAGGCAATGGCTCCTCCTCCTTGTCCTTGTGCAGCAGCtgcctcctcttcctcttcctgtgGAAGTTGTGAAAGCTAGAGAAGAAGAATGCAGGGGATTTGATGAAGCTATGGCTATGGCTGCCAATGCCATCCTCTCTCACACTTCCTCTGATAGTCTCAACTATAACGGATAAAGTTACAAACTTTGAATGGGTGCTCTAAATTCTAAAGCAGTTTAGGATTATGTCACCTCTTCAAGACTTCAACCTCAAACTACCATTAAATCTTGAGGCTGAACCACTGAAAAATATGCGGGACTGAGCCCATTTGGTATGTTGGGCTTTGGGCAAATGAATGTGAGAGTCCAAGATCAGTCTAAAAGACCAAGGCCAAGCTCAATCTACCGCTTTGAGATATTTTATCAAACAATTTGCCCAATTTAGAGGATTAAACATGGAACCCTTTTTTGCGATACGTAATGCGTGAATTGGAACCTTTCTTTCGGAATGGGATACGCTAGAACCAGTTGCTGGTAAGAACATCTATCTGAGGGCGAGGAACAAGACTTTTTAAATCCCTTCGAATTACTTTTCTACTTTTAAGTTGGACACagtttcttttatattttgagaCAAAAACCCTCAAAATTTTACAGTGCACCAACCTATAAATTATTGCAGGAATGCAAGTTTGAACTGTTTCTTCTGCCAAGTTTTTTGCTGAATGTGTATACTGTATACATAGAAGGAAAACAAATTCCAAACACGATCACCTTTTTTGTTCCAAACGGATGGAATCAATCAAGCACCAACGGTAGATatgttatttttctctttttcctttcccttttccttttgaTGTTGTCACATGGAGGAGGCCATCAATTAGACTCGGAAAAGAGTGATCCAAATTATTGTAAGAATCAGGCTCCTTTTAGCACTATAGAGCATATTACCAAGAACCCTCCCAACGACTATTAAATAAATCATACTTCCTAAAGTGCACTATGAATGCATTGCATTTGCATCATAGTTTGGCCTACCATATGGGGTATGGATAAATATATGGAATAATAAGTGAATGGttacaaatttttaaaaaaaatttgaaccggAAAGACACTATCATAAATAGAATAAAACTTGTTACGAATATGTTTCATTGTAGGTTTAGTATCGTTCAATTGTATTTTTGGTTGGAAGTGTTATCATGTTCTATTTGTGTATATTTTCCAAAATATATTGAGAAGATCGCTTCTTGACGCTTCTGGGAAGAAGGGGTTCTCTTCTAGTGACCAGATTAGATCCAATATTACCGACTCCCTATGAAATGAGACATGGAACTGTGTCACTATGAAGAAGTTTCGGTTGTTACAAAGGAGATGTAAAGCCAATTCTAAGAATAAGGACTTAGGTAGAAGTAATTTATCGTCAAGTGACGTTTCGATTCATGTGTACTTGTTATTATATGcaaatttttctttctataataATGTATTGTTGAATCAGAACATCATGATAACAATGAACCTATCTTAATCTTATATATAAGTGGCTCTCTAATTTCATAGGACTGAAATTTGGCCTTTCTTGGCATTCACATGCGCACTCATCACTGGTACTCAATACATGACCGTCCCACAAGACCTCCCACCCATGAGACTAACACCAAAAGGGCcaaaaacctctctctctctctctctctctctctctctctctctctctctctcttcagacTCAGAGGATATCACGGGTGACCTTAAAAAATTAGAACGTTGGGGCAACTAgacaaattaaaaagaaaagaaaagggccAAGACAAGTGAGAATGTTCACACCCATCATCAAACCACCATCATTCGTTCCTCCTTATTGACATAAATGAAAATGGTTGGCAATGAATTACTGCAATTACTTTCCCGAACAGATAGCCAGAAAATATGGAGCTTTGCTTGACTCACATTTTGGCGGTAGGCGTAAATTACTGGTTCATTGTGTGCTTGGAAGGAATGGAGTTTCTTGGAGGATCAAAACTCATTGCTCATACTTGTTTTTAGAAAAGCAAAATTTGTAGCGGATGTTCTTGCCAATTTCGGGAATACACAAAATTCTCATTGTATTTGGTTGTTTGTTATTCGTTAACGTGCAAGGAATGCATTACTTGTGGATTATATTTGTAATGGTTGTCCTAATGGCtttgtgctttaattaatttcttttttttcaaaaaggaaaattatattGCTTTTGAAAAGAGTTAAAGGTTTCACTCTATTAATCAGCAAAAGATGAGTAATCAAAATCATTATATGTACATGCAACGTTTCTTATTTCAATAATGTGTGACTTTAACTTCACATTCTCACCTTTTATGTGTGATGAATTTCAAACTTAACATGCTAATAACTTTAATTAAGTAACGTAAAATACATGTAATTATGGGCTATCCTGTTTTAGTGTTACAAATAAAATTGGGATTTTACGCTAAACTCATTTGGCTTCAAGTGAAACTTAAACA
Encoded proteins:
- the LOC126587960 gene encoding probable ribose-5-phosphate isomerase 4, chloroplastic, whose protein sequence is MALAAIAIASSNPLHSSSLAFTTSTGRGRGGSCCTRTRRRSHCLKITGSNPAHDSALFQAAHHTVDTYIKSGMVIGLGSGQASGMAIQYIGLQLGAGALKDIVGIPTSVACASEAARAGIPLGHYEYCSQIDFAFDDADILEERTLIAVIGRSRLQAEESIIQEKAILNAADKLVFMTTEKQYKSGPDGSIPVLVNPLNWLQAAEEIDDLFLGDAEVWRRPSVGLAGPNGGDFPLVTNEGHNVLDIIFTSPILSLAEVSNSLDEVDGVVDHGIISKFPCTAVIASESGLSVVDNLPKNAVKEP